From Psychrobacillus sp. FSL K6-2836, a single genomic window includes:
- a CDS encoding amino acid ABC transporter ATP-binding protein: MLKINDIHKSFGKNEILKGVDLSIDKGDVVVILGPSGSGKTTLLRCINFLEKADSGKATFGDLQVNLHDASKKDIHTIRQKTAFVFQNYNLFNNKTALENVTEGLIIGRKIPKSEAIDIGKKALDKVGLSDKHDSYPSQLSGGQQQRVGIARAVALNPDIILFDEPTSALDPELVGEVLTVMKNIANEGTTMLVVTHEMSFAKDVANRVIFMDGGAVVEEGTPHDIFVSPKEERTKKFLKRVLPEDYTFHI, translated from the coding sequence ATGTTAAAGATCAATGATATTCATAAATCATTTGGAAAAAATGAGATATTAAAGGGAGTAGACCTATCCATTGATAAAGGTGATGTAGTAGTCATTCTTGGTCCTAGTGGATCTGGAAAAACGACATTATTACGTTGCATCAACTTTTTAGAAAAAGCCGATAGTGGTAAGGCAACTTTTGGCGATTTACAAGTAAATTTGCATGATGCCTCTAAAAAAGATATCCACACCATCCGACAAAAAACAGCTTTCGTATTTCAAAATTATAATTTATTCAATAATAAAACTGCTCTCGAAAATGTAACAGAGGGTCTCATCATCGGTCGTAAAATACCTAAATCCGAAGCAATTGATATTGGAAAAAAAGCTCTGGACAAGGTAGGTTTATCTGACAAACATGATTCCTATCCTAGTCAGCTTTCCGGTGGTCAGCAGCAGCGTGTTGGAATCGCACGAGCAGTAGCATTAAACCCCGATATTATTCTATTTGATGAACCAACCTCTGCACTAGACCCCGAGTTGGTTGGAGAAGTACTAACAGTCATGAAAAATATTGCCAATGAAGGTACTACTATGTTAGTCGTTACACATGAAATGTCCTTTGCAAAAGATGTCGCAAACCGAGTTATCTTTATGGATGGTGGAGCAGTAGTTGAGGAAGGTACACCTCATGATATTTTCGTAAGTCCAAAAGAAGAACGCACGAAGAAATTCTTAAAACGCGTATTACCAGAGGATTATACGTTTCATATTTAG
- a CDS encoding amino acid ABC transporter permease translates to MSEGLNYTFLIDTFFVALSGVPITLLVTIVALLIALPLGFLLALTRINQVPVLNWFSRIYVSFVRGTPIIIQIFIVYASVPLILSLFFERYNININVYDINPIWYAFIVFSFSTTAILIEVFRSALSTVNKGQLEAAQSVGLSNFQAYRRIIIPQALVVAMPNICTATVNLIKATSLGYAMSLQEITLKAKVAANVGYNYVEAYIDIFLVYIILCSLVEYGFKLYEKRLRRYKYVSA, encoded by the coding sequence ATGTCGGAAGGTTTAAATTATACATTTTTAATAGACACATTCTTTGTTGCATTATCCGGTGTGCCAATTACGCTTCTTGTTACGATTGTAGCTTTGCTTATTGCACTACCTTTAGGCTTTTTATTGGCTTTAACACGCATCAATCAAGTGCCCGTATTAAACTGGTTCTCAAGGATATACGTTTCCTTCGTAAGAGGTACGCCAATTATTATTCAAATATTTATCGTTTATGCAAGCGTACCTTTAATACTCTCTCTTTTCTTTGAAAGATACAACATCAATATAAACGTCTACGATATCAACCCTATTTGGTACGCTTTTATCGTTTTTTCTTTCAGCACAACCGCCATATTAATTGAAGTATTTAGATCAGCTTTAAGTACTGTCAACAAAGGACAGCTAGAAGCAGCGCAATCAGTTGGCCTCTCAAATTTCCAAGCCTACCGCCGAATCATTATACCTCAAGCGCTAGTCGTGGCAATGCCAAATATTTGTACAGCTACCGTAAATCTAATAAAAGCTACATCACTCGGTTATGCAATGTCTCTACAGGAAATCACATTAAAGGCAAAAGTAGCAGCAAACGTAGGTTATAACTATGTGGAAGCTTATATAGATATTTTCCTTGTATATATTATTCTGTGCAGCCTTGTCGAATACGGATTTAAACTATATGAAAAACGCCTACGCAGATACAAATATGTGAGCGCTTAA
- a CDS encoding amino acid ABC transporter permease, translating into MRNMEKYFDIAYIWNSLPVLLPFLKVTFMVAGLSIIFGTFLGLILAVMKLGKSKIAQKIANFYTTILRCTPSIVLLFLVYYGVPAIADNFGLYLHDLNTAVFVVITFTLQFAAIMSEVIRSAYESIEKGQFEAAVSVGLSPFQAYRRIIFPQALVVALPNFGNGLIALLQEGSLAYTIGLIDIVGKANLIIAANYNTHALEIFIALAIVYWVLSIIIEKFFGKLEKVFSKGKHTINTN; encoded by the coding sequence ATGCGTAATATGGAAAAATACTTTGATATAGCATACATATGGAATTCACTACCAGTATTGCTACCATTTTTAAAAGTAACTTTTATGGTTGCAGGATTGTCCATTATTTTCGGGACTTTTCTCGGTTTGATCCTTGCTGTGATGAAGCTTGGGAAGAGTAAAATTGCTCAAAAAATAGCAAATTTCTATACAACCATTTTAAGATGTACTCCATCTATCGTGCTACTATTTTTAGTGTATTACGGTGTGCCTGCCATAGCCGATAATTTCGGATTGTATTTACATGATTTAAATACAGCAGTATTTGTAGTCATTACCTTCACCCTACAATTTGCAGCTATTATGTCGGAGGTTATTAGGTCTGCCTATGAGTCCATCGAAAAAGGGCAATTTGAAGCCGCTGTTAGCGTTGGTTTAAGTCCCTTTCAAGCGTATAGACGGATCATTTTTCCACAGGCATTGGTCGTTGCATTGCCTAACTTTGGAAATGGTCTTATCGCATTACTTCAGGAGGGGTCTCTTGCTTATACGATCGGCTTAATCGATATCGTTGGTAAAGCAAATTTAATCATTGCAGCAAACTATAATACGCATGCTTTAGAAATTTTCATCGCTCTTGCGATTGTTTACTGGGTTTTATCTATAATTATCGAAAAATTCTTTGGAAAGCTTGAAAAAGTATTTAGCAAAGGAAAGCATACGATTAACACAAATTAA
- a CDS encoding transporter substrate-binding domain-containing protein, whose protein sequence is MNKYFKLAVVGFASIAILAACNSGEASTSSEGGDVRKVKVAYDMASKPISWLDDKGNATGYDVEVMKLVDELLPEYEFEYVGTTSDDLLIGVEQGKFQVGVKNAFFTEERTEKFIYPKEFLGLSSAGLVLKKENEGIKTLEDFASAGYSLAPIAANNAQYTVIDEYNKANPDNSVKLDAGDAFTVDVVQWVNEGRVDGGVIIEGPFQKQVLDETGPYYNLKDEVVYNEFAVIKTWPLFNKKEQKFADAYDKAIKQLQEEKKTNELSTEFYGRDLFEVLDQVER, encoded by the coding sequence ATGAATAAGTATTTTAAATTGGCGGTAGTTGGATTTGCTTCCATTGCAATTTTAGCAGCTTGTAATTCTGGAGAGGCTTCTACTTCATCAGAAGGTGGAGATGTTCGTAAGGTAAAAGTAGCATACGACATGGCTTCCAAACCTATCTCTTGGTTAGATGATAAAGGAAATGCTACTGGATACGACGTAGAGGTTATGAAATTAGTTGACGAATTACTTCCTGAATATGAATTTGAATATGTAGGTACTACAAGTGATGATCTATTAATCGGAGTAGAACAAGGTAAATTCCAGGTTGGAGTAAAAAATGCATTTTTTACAGAGGAGCGCACAGAGAAGTTTATCTATCCTAAAGAGTTTCTTGGGTTAAGTAGTGCTGGTCTAGTATTAAAAAAAGAAAATGAAGGTATTAAAACTTTAGAGGATTTTGCATCCGCTGGATACTCTTTAGCACCTATTGCCGCAAATAATGCCCAATATACAGTAATTGACGAATACAACAAAGCAAACCCTGATAACTCAGTTAAACTAGACGCAGGTGATGCGTTTACTGTAGACGTAGTTCAATGGGTCAATGAAGGTCGCGTTGACGGTGGAGTTATTATTGAAGGACCATTCCAAAAACAAGTTTTAGATGAAACTGGACCTTATTACAACTTAAAAGATGAAGTTGTTTACAATGAGTTCGCTGTTATTAAGACGTGGCCATTATTCAACAAAAAAGAACAAAAATTTGCTGATGCATATGACAAGGCTATTAAACAATTACAAGAAGAAAAGAAAACGAATGAACTTAGCACAGAATTCTATGGTCGAGATCTTTTTGAAGTATTAGATCAAGTAGAAAGATAA
- a CDS encoding acyl-CoA dehydrogenase family protein, with protein sequence MNNLYIKTEKQQLWIKRLYELEDKFKSKSAEIDEQSIFPKENVEDLIKLGYASLTLPESYGGNGFSVYDMVLLQETLASFDANTALSVGWSLGVVGELFENKLWTKEKLDFFAAEVLNGALVNRSVSEAQTGSPTRGGRPGTTAIKNGDSWVLNGRKIYTTASPVLSYFLTSAWIEEKERVGFFLIPRNTEGLSIEETWDVVSMRGTSSNDLVLNNVIVHESYLVELPEFANGGKINGWLLHIPATYLGIAQAARDYAVHFANTHSPNSLNGPIAQLPNVQQLIGEIDLELTKARLVIYGVASAYDNESTKELLSNEVSVAKHIVTNSAITIVDKAMRLVGAKSLQRTNPLQRYYRDVRAGLHNPPMDDMTIKKLALSALEEVKVKLQSVVPR encoded by the coding sequence TTGAATAACCTGTACATCAAAACGGAAAAACAGCAACTATGGATCAAACGTTTATATGAGTTAGAAGATAAATTTAAAAGTAAATCCGCTGAAATTGATGAGCAATCTATTTTTCCAAAAGAAAACGTGGAGGATTTGATCAAGCTTGGATATGCAAGCCTTACTCTACCCGAATCATATGGCGGTAATGGATTTTCTGTCTACGATATGGTTCTTTTACAAGAAACACTTGCTAGCTTTGATGCCAATACGGCTTTATCTGTAGGTTGGAGCTTAGGTGTTGTTGGTGAACTATTCGAAAACAAACTTTGGACGAAGGAGAAACTAGACTTTTTTGCAGCAGAAGTATTAAATGGTGCACTCGTAAATCGTTCCGTTAGTGAAGCTCAAACCGGAAGTCCAACACGGGGGGGTAGACCTGGAACTACTGCCATAAAAAACGGAGATTCTTGGGTATTAAATGGACGTAAAATATACACGACCGCTTCCCCAGTACTTTCCTATTTTTTAACATCTGCTTGGATTGAGGAAAAAGAAAGAGTCGGTTTCTTCCTTATTCCTCGTAATACAGAAGGTCTTTCCATTGAAGAAACCTGGGATGTTGTATCCATGCGCGGAACTAGTAGTAATGACTTAGTACTAAATAACGTAATCGTTCATGAGTCGTATTTGGTAGAGCTCCCTGAATTCGCTAATGGCGGGAAGATAAATGGTTGGTTGCTACATATACCTGCGACCTATCTCGGGATCGCTCAGGCAGCAAGAGACTACGCAGTACATTTTGCGAATACACATTCACCGAATAGCCTGAATGGACCTATAGCACAGCTGCCAAATGTTCAGCAGCTCATTGGAGAAATAGATTTAGAACTTACGAAGGCTAGATTAGTCATTTACGGAGTTGCCTCTGCCTATGACAATGAGTCTACAAAAGAACTACTATCCAACGAAGTAAGCGTAGCGAAGCATATTGTTACTAATTCAGCTATCACTATTGTCGATAAGGCGATGCGTTTAGTTGGCGCCAAAAGTTTGCAGAGAACAAATCCACTACAACGTTATTACCGCGATGTCCGAGCAGGACTCCATAATCCTCCTATGGATGATATGACGATTAAAAAACTGGCACTTTCAGCTTTAGAAGAAGTAAAAGTGAAACTTCAATCAGTGGTCCCACGCTGA
- a CDS encoding catalase — protein MDKKVNGNNKNEQLEEFRVDDQGQAMTTNQGLKISEDEFSLKAGERGPTLIEDFHFREKMTHFDHERIPERVVHARGYAAHGEFELYESASEFTKAKFLQTPGTKTPVFVRFSTVAGSRGSGELARDARGFATKFYTEEGNYDLVGNNIPVFFIQDAIKFPDLVHALKPEPHNEIPQAATAHDTFWDFVANNQETAHMIMWAMSDRAIPRSFRMMEGFGVNTYRFINEAGKSHFVKFHWKPLLGTHSVVWDEAQKLNGKDPDFHRRDLYDAIDNGDYPEYEFGVQLIAEEDEFKFDFDILDPTKLWPEEEIPVKILGKMTLNRNVDNVFAETEQVAFHPGSVVPGIDFSNDPLLQGRLFSYTDTQLIRLGGPNFHELPINRPVCPFHNNQRDGYGRQSINVGRVSYHKNSLAGNTPAPVSEAEGGYTHYQEKIDARKVRARSESFKDHFSQATLFWNSMSDPEKEHIISAFSFELGKCKELTVRQQVLEMFAHVDFDLASKVAENLGLVVQGVSTSNNTKSSPALSQLNTIMKAQTRKIAVLVGEGFDEDLAMILADLKAEGTMPEIVSDHHGSVTGADGTLLPVDHTFLTADSVLFDAVYVASSHGKTAMFEKEASYFIKEAYAHFKPIGATFSGEQLVDNLHFTGQAGVLCKETGKSFVDSFLKAIATHRFWNRVV, from the coding sequence TTGGATAAGAAAGTAAATGGAAACAACAAAAATGAACAATTAGAAGAATTCCGTGTGGATGATCAAGGTCAAGCTATGACTACGAATCAGGGTCTAAAAATATCTGAGGATGAATTTTCTTTAAAAGCAGGAGAACGAGGACCCACTTTGATAGAAGATTTTCATTTCCGTGAAAAGATGACGCATTTTGATCATGAGCGAATTCCAGAACGTGTAGTGCATGCTAGAGGATATGCGGCTCATGGAGAGTTTGAGCTATACGAATCAGCGAGTGAATTTACAAAAGCGAAATTCTTACAAACACCTGGTACAAAGACTCCTGTATTTGTAAGATTTTCTACTGTGGCAGGATCACGTGGTTCTGGTGAGTTAGCGCGGGATGCTAGAGGATTTGCGACGAAGTTTTATACCGAAGAAGGGAATTATGATTTAGTAGGAAATAATATTCCGGTCTTTTTCATTCAAGATGCTATTAAATTCCCGGACCTGGTCCATGCCTTGAAACCAGAACCACACAATGAAATACCACAAGCAGCTACTGCTCATGATACGTTCTGGGATTTTGTTGCCAACAATCAGGAAACGGCGCATATGATAATGTGGGCTATGTCGGATCGTGCGATTCCACGTAGTTTCCGCATGATGGAAGGGTTCGGTGTAAATACATACCGATTCATAAACGAGGCAGGTAAATCCCATTTTGTGAAATTTCATTGGAAACCTTTACTGGGTACCCATTCGGTTGTATGGGATGAAGCACAAAAGCTAAATGGGAAAGATCCGGATTTCCATCGTCGTGACCTATATGATGCGATTGATAATGGTGACTATCCAGAGTATGAATTTGGGGTCCAACTAATTGCAGAGGAAGATGAATTTAAATTTGATTTTGATATTTTAGACCCAACTAAACTATGGCCCGAGGAAGAAATTCCGGTGAAAATTTTAGGGAAGATGACATTAAATCGTAACGTAGATAATGTATTTGCCGAAACAGAGCAAGTTGCATTTCATCCAGGAAGTGTTGTACCAGGAATAGATTTCTCAAATGATCCGCTACTTCAGGGGCGATTGTTCTCCTATACAGATACACAATTAATCCGTCTTGGTGGACCTAATTTTCATGAACTACCGATAAACAGACCTGTTTGCCCATTCCATAACAACCAACGTGATGGATATGGTAGGCAATCGATTAATGTAGGAAGAGTGAGCTACCATAAAAACTCTCTTGCTGGAAATACCCCAGCACCTGTTAGTGAAGCGGAAGGCGGGTATACGCATTATCAGGAAAAGATAGATGCTCGTAAAGTTCGAGCTCGAAGTGAGAGCTTTAAAGATCATTTCTCACAAGCTACGTTATTTTGGAATAGCATGAGTGATCCAGAAAAAGAACATATTATTAGTGCATTCAGCTTCGAGCTTGGTAAATGTAAAGAATTGACCGTTCGTCAACAAGTACTGGAAATGTTTGCACATGTAGATTTTGACTTAGCGAGTAAGGTAGCAGAAAATTTAGGACTAGTAGTGCAAGGCGTAAGTACTTCTAATAATACAAAATCTTCCCCAGCACTTAGTCAATTAAATACCATTATGAAAGCCCAAACACGTAAAATTGCTGTGTTAGTGGGAGAAGGGTTTGACGAGGATTTAGCTATGATTCTTGCAGACTTAAAAGCAGAAGGAACAATGCCGGAAATAGTGAGTGATCATCATGGATCAGTTACTGGAGCAGATGGGACGCTACTACCGGTAGACCATACATTCTTAACTGCTGATTCTGTATTGTTTGATGCAGTGTATGTAGCAAGCTCGCATGGTAAAACAGCTATGTTTGAAAAAGAGGCTTCATATTTCATCAAGGAAGCCTATGCACATTTCAAGCCGATCGGTGCTACATTTAGTGGAGAACAACTAGTCGATAATCTTCACTTTACTGGTCAAGCCGGCGTTCTCTGCAAAGAAACTGGAAAGAGCTTTGTGGATAGTTTCTTGAAAGCTATTGCTACGCATCGTTTCTGGAATCGAGTAGTATAA
- a CDS encoding FAD-dependent oxidoreductase, whose amino-acid sequence MHYVIIGGDAAGMSAAMEIVRNDPGAQITTLEKGHIYSYGQCGLPYVVGKHVPSSTDVIARSVEMFRSKYGIDAKTGYEVTNVDPINKTVSGNILQTRDNFILNYDRLLIATGATPVIPEWDGSHLLGIHTIKTIPNTEAIIADLENVQQVTIIGGGYIGLEMAENFVSIGKKVRIIQRGNQLAGIFDGDVACLIHEHAKANSVEVLLNEEVQSLTGDTRVNRIITDKGSYPTDLVLVAVGVKPTTEFLEETGIQMHPNGAIVVNNHLETNVESIYAAGDCATHFHRIKQLNDYIPLGTTANKQGRMAGLNMIGRMTEFKGIVGTSIMKFFDLALGKTGLSEKEAEQLGISYDVHVQEATDIAGYYPGKETMHIKLIFRKEGKQLLGGQIIGGNGVDKRIDVLATALHHRMTFSELLDLDLAYAPPFNGVWDPLQQMAKRNNTKK is encoded by the coding sequence ATGCACTACGTAATAATCGGTGGGGATGCAGCAGGGATGAGTGCAGCAATGGAAATTGTACGTAACGATCCAGGTGCTCAAATTACAACGTTGGAAAAAGGGCATATCTATTCCTATGGGCAGTGTGGCTTACCCTATGTAGTTGGAAAGCATGTACCTTCTTCAACAGATGTCATAGCTCGAAGTGTTGAAATGTTCCGAAGTAAATATGGTATTGATGCAAAAACAGGATACGAAGTGACGAATGTCGATCCGATAAATAAAACAGTGTCAGGGAACATACTGCAAACGAGAGATAACTTCATATTAAATTATGATCGATTACTAATAGCAACAGGCGCTACCCCAGTAATTCCTGAATGGGATGGTAGTCATTTATTAGGGATTCATACGATTAAAACGATTCCAAATACAGAGGCGATTATTGCTGATTTAGAAAATGTTCAACAGGTTACTATTATTGGTGGAGGATATATCGGATTAGAAATGGCCGAAAACTTTGTGAGTATTGGGAAAAAGGTACGCATTATTCAAAGAGGCAATCAGCTTGCAGGCATATTTGATGGCGATGTAGCATGTTTAATACATGAACATGCAAAGGCTAATAGCGTGGAAGTATTATTAAATGAGGAAGTCCAATCATTAACGGGAGATACTCGAGTAAATAGGATAATAACAGATAAAGGAAGCTATCCTACTGACTTAGTATTGGTAGCTGTTGGGGTTAAACCGACAACTGAATTTCTAGAGGAAACTGGCATTCAAATGCATCCAAATGGAGCAATTGTAGTAAATAATCATTTAGAAACGAATGTGGAAAGTATTTATGCAGCAGGAGATTGTGCAACTCATTTTCATCGTATTAAACAACTGAATGATTATATCCCTTTAGGAACAACTGCAAATAAACAAGGTAGAATGGCAGGATTAAATATGATTGGTCGAATGACTGAGTTTAAAGGAATAGTTGGCACATCCATCATGAAATTTTTTGATTTGGCGCTTGGAAAAACTGGCTTGTCTGAGAAAGAAGCAGAGCAGCTTGGTATTTCATATGATGTGCACGTTCAGGAAGCTACGGACATCGCAGGTTATTATCCTGGAAAGGAAACGATGCATATAAAATTGATTTTTCGTAAGGAAGGTAAACAGCTATTAGGTGGTCAAATTATTGGAGGAAATGGTGTAGATAAAAGAATTGATGTATTAGCAACCGCCCTTCATCATCGAATGACCTTTTCTGAGTTATTGGATCTTGATCTTGCATATGCTCCTCCGTTTAATGGTGTTTGGGATCCGTTACAGCAAATGGCGAAGCGAAACAATACAAAAAAATAA
- the thrS gene encoding threonine--tRNA ligase: MSVKAEERVSHQNLGQQLELFMSMEEAPGMPFYLPKGMILRNILENLWREKHQRAGYQEIKTPIMMKQELWEKSGHWDHYHENMYFADVDDQKYAIKPMNCPGAVLIFNSKRRSYRELPIRYAELGLVHRHELSGSLNGLLRVRAFTQDDAHLFVLEEQVESEIAKVLDLVDEFYSEFGFSYKVELSTRPENYMGSAEAWDQAEHALETVLQHKQVEYQVNEGDGAFYGPKIDFHILDALGRSWQCGTVQLDFQMPEKFGCRYIDEDNQLQQPIMIHRAIFGSIERFIAILLEHFQGSFPLWLSPIQVKVLPISDAHSEYAESIKQQLVQKGYRVEIDNRVEKIGLKIREAAMQKHPYMLIIGDEEKENNAVSVRKHKVGVLGEMSISEFIEGLSVEKKI, translated from the coding sequence ATGTCAGTGAAAGCAGAAGAAAGAGTAAGTCATCAAAATTTAGGGCAGCAATTAGAGCTATTTATGTCGATGGAGGAAGCACCAGGAATGCCGTTTTATCTACCAAAAGGGATGATATTGCGAAATATACTTGAAAATCTGTGGAGAGAGAAGCATCAACGAGCAGGCTACCAAGAGATTAAAACTCCCATTATGATGAAGCAGGAGCTTTGGGAAAAATCAGGACATTGGGATCACTATCATGAGAATATGTACTTTGCAGATGTAGATGATCAAAAATATGCGATTAAACCAATGAATTGCCCAGGAGCAGTATTAATTTTTAACAGTAAGCGAAGAAGCTACCGAGAGCTACCGATTAGATATGCAGAACTTGGATTAGTACATCGCCATGAGCTTTCTGGATCGTTGAATGGATTATTGCGTGTTAGGGCATTCACTCAGGATGATGCTCATCTATTTGTTTTGGAGGAGCAGGTTGAAAGTGAAATAGCTAAGGTGCTAGACCTTGTAGATGAATTTTACTCAGAATTTGGCTTTAGTTATAAGGTAGAGCTATCCACTCGACCAGAAAATTATATGGGTTCAGCTGAGGCTTGGGATCAAGCGGAGCATGCGCTTGAAACAGTTCTTCAGCATAAGCAGGTAGAATACCAGGTAAATGAGGGGGATGGGGCATTTTATGGTCCGAAAATTGATTTTCATATATTAGATGCCTTGGGGCGTAGCTGGCAATGTGGAACTGTTCAGCTCGACTTTCAAATGCCTGAGAAGTTTGGCTGCAGGTATATCGACGAAGACAATCAATTACAACAACCGATTATGATCCATCGAGCAATTTTCGGCTCCATTGAACGCTTTATAGCTATTCTTTTAGAGCATTTTCAAGGTAGTTTTCCACTGTGGTTATCGCCGATTCAAGTTAAAGTACTGCCAATTTCAGATGCACATAGCGAGTATGCAGAGAGTATAAAACAACAACTTGTGCAGAAGGGGTATCGAGTGGAGATAGACAATCGGGTAGAAAAAATTGGCTTGAAAATTCGGGAAGCAGCTATGCAAAAGCATCCTTATATGCTCATTATAGGTGATGAAGAAAAGGAAAATAATGCAGTTTCTGTTCGGAAACACAAAGTAGGTGTTTTAGGTGAAATGAGTATTTCGGAATTTATAGAGGGATTAAGCGTGGAAAAGAAAATATAA
- a CDS encoding GNAT family N-acetyltransferase, with amino-acid sequence MGKWILLLGGLAILSGNAWGIYSMYQPRVGPIGNGEIANHIWVSIFLSILAGLIAIAQFVVLLLYDNHKKRFPRLETERFLLRPIEASDAKEVFHYFSQDEVTKYYDLNTFKDIKEAKMLIENWQKRYHKKEGFRWGIATKEDNEIIGSCGYHNWEKEHFKAEIGFEVTPEFWKKGVMTEVLQPVLRFGFETMELNRIEALFDPENIASQKTLEKADFVYEGTLRKAAFEKGHFCDAAICSLLKEEFVQ; translated from the coding sequence ATGGGAAAGTGGATATTATTATTGGGAGGTCTCGCTATTCTATCTGGTAATGCCTGGGGAATCTATTCTATGTATCAGCCGAGAGTAGGACCTATTGGAAACGGAGAAATTGCGAACCATATTTGGGTCAGTATCTTTTTAAGTATTTTAGCAGGATTAATAGCTATTGCTCAATTTGTAGTTTTACTTCTTTATGATAATCATAAAAAGAGATTTCCAAGATTGGAAACAGAACGATTTTTATTGCGACCGATTGAAGCCAGTGACGCAAAGGAAGTATTTCATTATTTTTCACAAGATGAGGTCACAAAGTATTATGATTTGAATACGTTTAAGGACATAAAGGAAGCGAAAATGTTAATAGAAAATTGGCAAAAGCGATACCATAAAAAAGAGGGGTTTCGCTGGGGGATTGCTACAAAGGAAGACAATGAAATTATTGGTAGCTGTGGTTATCACAATTGGGAGAAGGAACATTTTAAAGCAGAGATTGGTTTTGAAGTGACTCCAGAGTTTTGGAAAAAAGGGGTTATGACAGAGGTTTTGCAGCCCGTTTTACGTTTCGGTTTCGAGACGATGGAGTTAAATCGAATTGAAGCACTCTTTGATCCTGAAAATATAGCATCACAAAAAACATTAGAAAAAGCAGACTTTGTATATGAAGGTACTTTGCGAAAAGCAGCGTTTGAAAAAGGACATTTTTGTGATGCGGCAATTTGCTCCTTATTAAAAGAAGAGTTTGTGCAGTAG